In Frondihabitans sp. PAMC 28766, a genomic segment contains:
- a CDS encoding ABC transporter permease, which yields MSTPTATLVSFKSRRRSNRSRALTPWYRNRSLMAGIVIVGALVLIAILAPVIAPFDPIKQNLENALAKPSATHWLGTDKYGRDVLSRLIWGARVDLRIGFLAVLIPFVVGTLIGGIAGYFGGWLDTVLMRIVDIFFAFPFYVMVIVLVFIFGSGEFSIYIAIAAVSWVSYAKIVRGEVLVAKQQDYVVAARLGGMSHARIMLRHIGPNVLSQAIIYAMSDIVMDIMAIVTLGYLGLGIAPPTAEWGSMINDGQEFITTQWQQATIPGLVVVVTSLGLSWLGDGLSDLLSPERRK from the coding sequence ATGAGCACCCCCACCGCGACCCTCGTCAGCTTCAAGTCGCGTCGCCGCAGCAATCGCTCACGGGCACTGACGCCCTGGTATCGCAACCGCTCGCTGATGGCTGGCATCGTCATCGTCGGGGCTCTGGTGCTGATCGCGATCCTGGCGCCCGTCATCGCCCCGTTCGACCCCATCAAGCAGAACCTCGAGAACGCCCTGGCGAAGCCGTCGGCGACCCACTGGCTCGGCACCGACAAGTACGGTCGCGACGTGCTCTCCCGTCTCATCTGGGGCGCCCGGGTCGACCTGCGCATCGGCTTCCTCGCCGTGCTGATCCCGTTCGTCGTCGGCACCCTCATCGGCGGGATCGCCGGCTACTTCGGCGGCTGGCTCGACACGGTGCTGATGCGCATCGTCGACATCTTCTTCGCCTTCCCGTTCTACGTGATGGTGATCGTCCTGGTCTTCATCTTCGGCTCGGGTGAGTTCAGCATCTACATCGCCATCGCCGCCGTCTCGTGGGTGTCGTACGCCAAGATCGTGCGCGGCGAGGTGCTGGTGGCCAAGCAGCAGGACTACGTGGTCGCGGCCCGCCTCGGCGGCATGTCGCACGCCCGCATCATGCTGCGGCACATAGGCCCGAACGTGCTGTCGCAGGCGATCATCTACGCGATGAGCGACATCGTCATGGACATCATGGCGATCGTCACCCTGGGCTACCTCGGGCTCGGAATCGCGCCGCCGACCGCCGAGTGGGGCTCGATGATCAACGACGGCCAAGAGTTCATCACGACGCAGTGGCAGCAGGCCACCATCCCCGGTCTAGTCGTCGTCGTCACCAGCCTCGGGCTCTCATGGCTCGGCGACGGGCTCTCCGACCTCCTCAGCCCCGAAAGAAGGAAGTGA
- a CDS encoding ABC transporter permease, which translates to MLHRLRFIPGRIIQSIPVALGVTLIVFFMAHLLPGNAALALLGQRATKASVAALSAHLGLDKPLWQQYFIFLGDLFRGNLGESLTYQTPVVGLVLQAIPVTLSLLLFALILALAISIPLAALASFRPGGARDLGVRGFTLLGQGMPQFWLGIMLILLLGVTVRLFPVGGYGQSAADHLYYLFLPSLTLAIAMCPTIIRSLRSSMINVLGSEYVGTAKSKGAYGVGLFRGHVLRNAAIPTVSVVGVNLGFLVGGSLVIERVFALPGLGSLMINSIFTRDFPTIQGVTLFVALFVVVVGILTDVVYTLLDPRVDLSGASA; encoded by the coding sequence ATGCTCCACCGTCTGCGATTCATCCCCGGGCGCATCATCCAGTCGATCCCCGTCGCCCTGGGCGTCACGCTCATCGTGTTTTTCATGGCGCACCTGCTGCCCGGCAACGCCGCCCTCGCCCTGCTGGGGCAGCGCGCGACGAAGGCGAGCGTCGCCGCCCTCAGCGCGCACCTCGGCCTCGACAAGCCGCTGTGGCAGCAGTACTTCATCTTCCTGGGCGACCTGTTCCGCGGCAACCTCGGCGAGAGCCTGACGTATCAGACGCCCGTCGTCGGCCTCGTGCTGCAGGCCATCCCGGTCACGCTGTCGCTGCTCCTGTTCGCCCTGATCCTGGCGCTCGCGATCAGTATCCCGCTCGCAGCGCTGGCCTCGTTCCGCCCCGGTGGCGCGCGCGACCTCGGCGTGCGCGGCTTCACCCTGCTCGGCCAGGGGATGCCGCAGTTCTGGCTCGGCATTATGCTGATCCTGCTGCTCGGCGTGACCGTTCGGCTCTTCCCTGTCGGCGGCTACGGGCAGTCGGCGGCCGACCACCTCTACTACCTGTTCCTGCCGTCGCTGACCCTTGCGATCGCGATGTGCCCGACGATCATCCGCAGCCTCCGGTCGTCGATGATCAACGTGCTCGGCTCGGAGTACGTCGGCACGGCCAAGTCGAAGGGCGCCTACGGGGTCGGGCTCTTCCGCGGCCATGTGCTCCGCAACGCGGCGATCCCCACGGTGTCGGTCGTCGGCGTGAACCTCGGCTTCCTCGTCGGCGGGTCGCTGGTCATCGAGCGGGTCTTCGCCCTGCCCGGGCTCGGTTCGCTGATGATCAACTCGATCTTCACCCGCGACTTCCCGACCATCCAGGGCGTGACGTTGTTCGTCGCCCTCTTCGTCGTGGTCGTCGGCATCCTGACCGACGTCGTCTACACCCTGCTCGATCCGCGGGTCGACCTGAGCGGAGCGAGCGCATGA
- a CDS encoding amidase codes for MDASQEVRDRVEQLGRPLNAVVRVLPSSPSTAPAGPLHGLAVAVKDMIDVEGQPRGNGNPDDMAGPPAAADAPIVADLRAAGADVVVLAALLEYAAGAQHPDLPEARNPRAPGLTAGGSSGGSAALVGAGAVPLALGTDTGGSIRLPAHYCGVVGFKPTHGTFSVDGVQALAPTLDHVGLLAVDVATTVTAVEALTRMQVAGPPESLTIGILRSQLDDERLDVDVRLAVDAAIERLGEGNRLVDIDSAPLDRLNDSIAAIILFEAWQVHGEAMTARPEHFGGATRRLFEVASRVTAADYAEALRERDRLLPEAAALLDDCDVLLGPAGPFVSPEWTPPIDTPEGEVEGIFSGPYNMTGQPAIVIPCGMTEAGLPVGLQLAGRYGDDAALLSAACLIESQLVFST; via the coding sequence ATGGACGCATCGCAGGAGGTTCGCGACCGAGTCGAACAGCTCGGCCGCCCACTGAACGCGGTCGTCCGGGTGCTCCCCTCGTCGCCCTCGACCGCCCCCGCGGGCCCGCTCCACGGTCTCGCGGTGGCGGTCAAGGACATGATCGACGTCGAAGGCCAGCCTCGCGGCAACGGCAACCCCGACGACATGGCCGGCCCGCCAGCCGCCGCCGACGCACCGATCGTCGCCGACCTCCGGGCGGCAGGAGCCGACGTCGTCGTATTGGCCGCACTGCTCGAGTACGCCGCAGGGGCGCAGCACCCCGACCTCCCCGAGGCCCGCAACCCCCGGGCTCCCGGCCTCACTGCCGGCGGCTCGAGCGGAGGGTCGGCGGCCCTCGTCGGCGCGGGCGCCGTGCCGCTGGCTCTCGGCACCGACACCGGCGGCTCGATCCGCCTGCCCGCGCACTACTGCGGCGTCGTCGGCTTCAAGCCGACCCACGGCACGTTCTCGGTCGACGGTGTCCAGGCGCTCGCGCCGACGCTCGACCACGTCGGGCTGCTCGCCGTCGACGTCGCCACGACGGTCACAGCGGTCGAGGCGCTGACCAGGATGCAGGTCGCCGGCCCGCCTGAATCCCTTACCATCGGCATCCTGCGATCGCAGCTCGACGACGAGCGGCTCGACGTCGACGTGCGGCTCGCCGTCGACGCCGCGATCGAGAGACTGGGGGAGGGGAACCGTCTCGTCGACATCGACAGCGCGCCCCTCGACCGGCTGAACGACTCGATCGCCGCGATCATCCTGTTCGAGGCGTGGCAGGTGCACGGCGAGGCCATGACGGCCCGGCCGGAGCACTTCGGTGGGGCGACTCGTCGGCTGTTCGAGGTGGCCTCGCGAGTGACTGCGGCCGACTACGCCGAGGCGCTGAGAGAGCGCGACCGGCTGCTGCCGGAGGCTGCCGCCCTTCTGGACGACTGTGACGTCCTGCTCGGGCCTGCCGGGCCGTTCGTGTCGCCCGAGTGGACGCCGCCGATCGACACTCCCGAAGGAGAGGTCGAGGGCATCTTCTCGGGCCCGTACAACATGACCGGGCAGCCGGCGATCGTGATCCCGTGCGGCATGACCGAGGCCGGCCTGCCCGTCGGTCTCCAGCTGGCGGGGCGGTACGGCGACGACGCGGCGCTGCTCTCGGCGGCCTGCCTGATCGAGTCGCAACTCGTCTTCTCGACGTAA
- a CDS encoding ABC transporter substrate-binding protein produces the protein MKKRLGVVIAAVVTAAALTLSGCSAGGGGSTSSSGKPTKGGNLVMARSADIISMDNTTTFDNNSIRVMEQIMEPLFQASADGTKLQPWLATGYTMSADKKTYTIHLRKGVKFSNGKALTAADVKFSIDQDTATGAAGWGFINSAIQTVTATDANTVTIQLKYAWAPLIADLSLFSNGIVPANYGGKTKAEFYKAPVGTGPYVWDYWKKGQSLKLTANKNYWQKGKPYLSSVTWNVVPDANTRKLQVQGGQIDIDDTPDWSSLASLKSASGVNAETFPSTQIDYIAFNQKRAPFNDPHIRTAISEATDRQAMVKAVLYGNGKPAYSLLMPGVPYFSSNAGGAKYDVAAAKKEMAASTKPNGFTTTLLISSGDPNQASIAQIMQSELKAIGITMKIQQLDPTANKQARLKSDFDMAWSAWTMDIPDPDEWTSFAVDPSGGSNSAFTSYNNAAVIKLNKEAEVETDTTKRQNLYTQLQQQTSKDAFLDYLFYSPYVYATTTKVKGFHVTPLGNYLLQDVYKTS, from the coding sequence ATGAAGAAACGCCTGGGAGTAGTGATCGCGGCAGTGGTCACGGCCGCGGCGCTGACGCTGAGCGGCTGCAGTGCCGGCGGCGGCGGCTCGACCTCGAGCAGCGGCAAGCCGACGAAGGGCGGCAACCTCGTCATGGCCCGCTCGGCCGACATCATCTCGATGGACAACACGACGACCTTCGACAACAACTCCATCCGTGTGATGGAGCAGATCATGGAGCCGCTGTTCCAGGCGAGCGCCGACGGCACGAAGCTGCAACCGTGGCTCGCCACCGGCTACACGATGTCGGCCGACAAGAAGACCTACACGATCCACCTCCGCAAGGGCGTGAAGTTCTCGAACGGCAAGGCTCTCACGGCCGCCGACGTGAAGTTCTCGATCGACCAGGACACCGCGACCGGCGCCGCCGGCTGGGGCTTCATCAACTCCGCCATCCAGACCGTCACGGCGACCGACGCGAACACGGTCACCATCCAGCTGAAGTACGCCTGGGCCCCGCTCATCGCCGACCTGTCACTGTTCTCGAACGGCATCGTGCCCGCGAACTACGGCGGCAAGACGAAGGCCGAGTTCTACAAGGCTCCCGTCGGCACCGGCCCCTACGTCTGGGACTACTGGAAGAAGGGGCAGTCGCTGAAGCTCACCGCCAACAAGAACTACTGGCAGAAGGGCAAGCCCTACCTCAGCAGCGTCACCTGGAACGTCGTGCCCGACGCCAACACCCGGAAGCTCCAGGTGCAGGGCGGCCAGATCGACATCGACGACACTCCCGACTGGTCGAGCCTCGCCTCGCTCAAGTCGGCGAGCGGTGTGAACGCCGAGACGTTCCCGTCGACCCAGATCGACTACATCGCCTTTAACCAGAAGCGCGCGCCGTTCAACGATCCGCACATCCGCACGGCGATCTCGGAGGCGACAGACCGCCAGGCCATGGTCAAGGCCGTGCTCTACGGCAACGGCAAGCCCGCCTACTCGCTGCTCATGCCGGGTGTGCCCTACTTCTCGTCGAACGCGGGCGGGGCCAAGTACGACGTCGCGGCCGCCAAGAAGGAGATGGCCGCGTCGACGAAGCCGAACGGTTTCACGACGACGCTGCTCATCTCGTCGGGCGACCCGAACCAGGCCTCGATCGCGCAGATCATGCAGTCCGAGCTGAAGGCGATCGGCATCACGATGAAGATCCAGCAGCTCGACCCGACGGCGAACAAGCAGGCACGGCTCAAGTCGGACTTCGACATGGCCTGGTCGGCGTGGACGATGGACATCCCCGACCCCGACGAGTGGACGAGCTTCGCCGTCGACCCCTCCGGCGGATCGAACTCGGCGTTCACGTCGTACAACAACGCGGCCGTCATCAAGCTGAACAAGGAGGCGGAGGTCGAGACCGACACGACCAAGCGTCAGAACCTCTACACGCAGCTCCAGCAGCAGACGAGCAAGGACGCCTTCTTGGACTACCTCTTCTACTCGCCGTACGTCTACGCGACGACGACCAAGGTCAAGGGATTCCATGTGACGCCTCTCGGCAACTACCTGCTGCAGGACGTCTACAAGACGAGCTAG
- a CDS encoding GNAT family N-acetyltransferase: MNDVTPAVSLRPFAPDDTDDVLSWFADLDELRLFAGFAATWPLTRDDLEARALAPGVRSFTMTIADDPVAGHVDLVDEGGHVFRLARIAIAPSLRGRRLAVPLVEAAIVEARALGARSLSMHVVPGNEPAFRAYSRVGFRAGEPNPEQPGYVRMTLDL, from the coding sequence GTGAACGATGTGACCCCGGCCGTTTCGCTGCGCCCATTCGCGCCCGACGACACCGACGACGTGCTCTCGTGGTTCGCCGATCTCGACGAACTGCGACTCTTCGCCGGTTTTGCGGCGACGTGGCCCCTCACTCGTGACGACCTCGAAGCACGGGCTCTCGCGCCGGGCGTGCGTTCGTTCACGATGACGATCGCCGACGACCCCGTCGCCGGCCATGTCGACCTGGTGGACGAAGGCGGGCACGTCTTCCGTCTCGCCCGCATCGCGATCGCGCCGTCGCTGCGCGGGCGACGTCTCGCCGTTCCCCTGGTCGAGGCCGCCATCGTCGAGGCGAGGGCCCTCGGCGCGCGCTCGCTGTCGATGCACGTCGTGCCGGGCAACGAGCCCGCATTCCGGGCCTACTCGCGCGTCGGCTTCCGGGCCGGCGAGCCCAACCCCGAGCAGCCGGGCTACGTGCGGATGACTCTCGACCTCTGA
- a CDS encoding LCP family protein: MSAASDKRHDGAARHGRLPRRSPAKTALKAIGIAAVVAVVGAASAGGIAAWSLAHSAEPSVAFHAAAPSGAAVHKAPALSAFSGEVNMLVVASDTRTGQGAGFDDAANLRGSSGVGNNDTNLLVHINQQHTSMAVIDLPRDLVVTMPACEDDTGTVEPARTGVMLNTALADGGVNHGLQCVASAVASLTGVQIDYAAMLQFDGVVRMTDAIGGVSVCLATPIVDDNVTPALDLTAGTHVLQGAQAAAFLRTRDSVGYGGDTARISNQQVFMSALMRQIVSSGTLSNPVRLYSLASAALKSVQKSSTLDVPTVVKIALAVKSIGLGNIVFLQYPTVADPADSAHLLADPDGVTILKHALSTNQAIQLSPGSLGQSARLATPAPAATTAPSPASSAPSSTGASSASAAVLPDTSTGQSAAQETCTGKGD, encoded by the coding sequence ATGTCTGCTGCCTCCGACAAGAGACACGACGGCGCGGCCCGTCACGGCCGGCTCCCTCGCCGAAGCCCCGCCAAGACGGCGCTCAAGGCGATCGGAATCGCGGCCGTGGTCGCCGTGGTGGGTGCGGCATCGGCCGGCGGGATCGCCGCGTGGTCGCTGGCGCACAGCGCCGAGCCGTCGGTCGCGTTCCACGCGGCGGCACCGTCGGGCGCAGCGGTGCACAAGGCGCCCGCCCTCTCGGCCTTCAGCGGGGAGGTCAACATGCTCGTCGTGGCATCCGACACGCGCACGGGTCAGGGCGCAGGCTTCGACGACGCCGCGAACCTCCGCGGCAGCAGCGGCGTCGGCAACAACGACACCAACCTGCTCGTCCACATCAACCAGCAGCACACGAGCATGGCCGTGATCGATCTGCCCCGGGACCTGGTGGTGACGATGCCGGCCTGCGAAGACGACACGGGCACGGTCGAACCGGCTCGCACGGGCGTCATGCTCAACACGGCCCTCGCCGACGGCGGGGTGAACCACGGTCTCCAGTGCGTCGCCTCGGCCGTGGCCTCGCTGACCGGCGTGCAGATCGACTACGCGGCGATGCTGCAGTTCGACGGGGTCGTCAGGATGACGGATGCGATCGGAGGCGTGTCCGTCTGCCTCGCGACGCCCATCGTCGACGACAACGTCACGCCGGCACTCGATCTCACTGCCGGCACCCACGTGCTGCAGGGCGCGCAGGCCGCTGCCTTCCTCCGCACCCGCGACAGCGTCGGCTACGGCGGCGACACCGCCCGCATCAGCAACCAGCAGGTGTTCATGTCGGCCCTGATGCGGCAGATCGTGTCGAGCGGCACCCTGTCGAACCCGGTACGGCTCTACTCGCTCGCATCGGCCGCCCTGAAGAGCGTTCAGAAGTCGTCGACCCTCGATGTGCCGACGGTCGTCAAGATCGCCCTGGCCGTGAAGAGCATCGGGCTCGGCAACATCGTCTTCCTGCAGTATCCGACTGTGGCCGACCCGGCGGACAGCGCACACCTGCTGGCGGATCCCGACGGCGTCACGATCCTGAAGCACGCCCTGTCGACGAATCAGGCGATCCAGCTCTCGCCCGGCAGCCTCGGTCAGTCGGCGCGACTCGCGACCCCTGCACCCGCAGCAACCACCGCCCCCTCCCCTGCTTCTTCGGCGCCTTCGTCAACCGGGGCGTCGTCGGCATCAGCCGCCGTCCTGCCCGACACGTCGACCGGGCAGAGCGCGGCTCAAGAGACGTGCACCGGCAAGGGGGACTAG
- a CDS encoding response regulator transcription factor, with product MTPNTPEAGRRPVVLVAEDDDDVRETTALVLERRGFDVRVARDGLEALSACVDDAPDIALLDIAMPRMNGLALTRRLRELGIPVVLLSARALPSDIIGGLDLGADDYVTKPFDPDILTARIRSVLRRYSEPATVDETFGDFTLDRDAMVVRRGAEAVSLSPTELKLLIVLLDNRGLALSRDQLVSMVWGDEGWGYGRVVDTNVQRLRKKLDTAGIETVRGIGYRMDSA from the coding sequence ATGACACCGAACACACCCGAGGCGGGCCGCCGCCCGGTCGTGCTCGTGGCCGAGGACGACGACGACGTGCGCGAGACGACGGCCCTCGTGCTCGAGCGGCGCGGATTCGACGTCCGAGTCGCGCGCGACGGCCTCGAGGCGCTGTCGGCCTGCGTCGACGACGCGCCCGACATCGCGCTCCTCGACATCGCGATGCCCCGGATGAACGGCCTGGCGCTGACCCGTCGGCTCCGCGAGCTGGGCATCCCCGTCGTCCTCCTCTCGGCACGCGCACTGCCCTCCGACATCATCGGCGGGCTCGACCTCGGCGCCGACGACTACGTCACGAAGCCCTTCGACCCCGACATTCTGACGGCCCGCATCCGCTCGGTACTGCGCCGCTACAGCGAGCCCGCCACGGTCGACGAGACGTTCGGCGACTTCACCCTCGACCGCGACGCCATGGTCGTCCGCCGAGGTGCCGAGGCCGTGAGCCTCAGCCCGACCGAGCTGAAGCTGCTCATCGTGCTGCTCGACAACCGCGGCCTCGCGCTGAGCCGCGACCAGCTGGTCTCGATGGTCTGGGGCGACGAGGGCTGGGGCTACGGCCGCGTGGTCGACACGAACGTCCAGCGGCTGCGGAAGAAGCTCGACACGGCCGGCATCGAGACCGTGCGAGGCATCGGCTACCGGATGGACAGCGCGTGA
- a CDS encoding ATP-binding protein encodes MLVNLLANAARHGRPPIEITLASSTITVQDHGAGFPDDILQAGPQRFARRGASGGAGLGLAIAVQHATAMGLQLTLRNAERGGAVVEIGLAAEQGA; translated from the coding sequence GTGCTGGTCAATCTGCTCGCCAACGCGGCACGGCACGGCCGCCCGCCGATCGAGATCACCCTCGCGAGCTCGACGATCACGGTGCAGGATCACGGCGCCGGGTTCCCCGACGACATCCTGCAGGCGGGCCCGCAGCGCTTCGCCCGCCGCGGCGCGAGTGGCGGCGCCGGCCTCGGCCTCGCGATCGCCGTGCAGCACGCGACCGCCATGGGCCTCCAGCTCACCCTCCGCAACGCCGAGCGCGGAGGGGCCGTCGTCGAGATCGGGCTCGCGGCCGAGCAGGGGGCCTGA
- a CDS encoding SDR family oxidoreductase: MQIDNSVIVITGASSGIGAATARAASVRGARVVLAARREDRITALADELAHAVAVRCDVTDRADLDSLVERALDEFGRVDVLVNNAGQGLQATVEQIDLDDFRAVLELNLVAPLAAMQAVLPAMRRQKAGAIVNVSSGTTFGDVPGTGGYVASKIALERLSAIARNELDGTGITVSTVIPFATSTEFLTSIRAGRADAEAMTSGADFDTPDQVADAVLHLVESGEARLDLVPAAYGGSR, from the coding sequence ATGCAGATCGACAATTCTGTGATCGTGATCACCGGCGCATCCTCGGGCATCGGTGCCGCCACCGCTCGGGCCGCGTCAGTCCGCGGCGCCCGCGTGGTGCTGGCAGCTCGACGCGAAGACAGGATCACGGCGCTCGCCGACGAACTCGCGCACGCCGTCGCCGTGCGCTGCGACGTCACCGACCGAGCCGACCTCGACTCGCTCGTCGAGCGGGCCCTCGACGAGTTCGGGCGCGTCGACGTGCTCGTGAACAACGCCGGCCAGGGTCTACAGGCCACGGTCGAGCAGATCGATCTCGACGACTTCCGCGCCGTTCTCGAGCTCAACCTCGTCGCACCTCTGGCGGCCATGCAGGCCGTCCTGCCTGCCATGCGTCGCCAGAAGGCCGGGGCCATCGTGAACGTGAGCTCGGGCACGACTTTCGGCGACGTGCCGGGAACGGGTGGCTACGTCGCGTCGAAGATCGCCCTCGAGCGACTCTCGGCGATCGCTCGCAACGAGCTCGACGGCACCGGCATCACGGTGTCGACGGTCATCCCGTTCGCCACCAGCACCGAGTTCCTCACCTCGATCCGGGCCGGTCGCGCCGACGCCGAAGCGATGACGTCGGGTGCCGACTTCGACACGCCCGACCAGGTCGCCGACGCCGTCCTGCACCTCGTCGAGAGCGGTGAGGCCCGCCTCGACCTGGTGCCCGCGGCCTACGGCGGCAGCCGCTGA
- a CDS encoding TetR/AcrR family transcriptional regulator, with amino-acid sequence MKPLPRTDATKPAVGRTGRPFDHSSDATILATALDLVGERGYDRLTLDEVAARTGKAKTTLYRRWATKEDLALAAIRSIGRPPEVDALPDHGSLRSDLIAVVDSTWLGGSERRLAVFAGLASATRSSASLGDVVRSEVTEPYVEVYRRILERAAERGEILAGMIAKIPVVAEVVPAMSTHRLNAVGETAPRDFYVTVIDDIVLPALGVAS; translated from the coding sequence GTGAAGCCCTTGCCCCGCACCGACGCGACGAAGCCCGCCGTGGGGCGAACCGGCCGCCCGTTCGACCACTCGAGCGACGCGACGATCCTGGCCACCGCCCTCGACCTCGTCGGCGAGCGAGGGTACGACCGGCTCACGCTCGACGAGGTCGCGGCGCGCACGGGCAAGGCCAAGACGACGCTCTACCGGAGGTGGGCGACGAAGGAGGACCTCGCGCTGGCTGCCATCCGCTCGATCGGGCGGCCGCCCGAGGTCGATGCGCTGCCGGATCACGGGTCGCTCCGGTCGGATCTGATCGCGGTCGTGGATTCGACGTGGCTCGGTGGCTCCGAACGGCGCCTCGCGGTCTTCGCAGGGCTCGCGTCGGCCACTCGCAGCTCAGCGAGCCTGGGGGACGTCGTCCGCTCGGAGGTGACCGAACCGTACGTCGAGGTGTACCGGCGGATCTTGGAGCGCGCAGCCGAGCGAGGCGAGATCCTCGCGGGCATGATCGCGAAGATCCCCGTGGTCGCCGAGGTGGTCCCCGCGATGAGCACGCACCGCTTGAACGCCGTGGGCGAGACGGCTCCGCGCGACTTCTACGTCACCGTGATCGATGACATCGTGCTCCCGGCCCTCGGCGTCGCCTCCTGA
- a CDS encoding GntR family transcriptional regulator — MIEEGKPIFVQIAEQVENDILAGVYPPETQVPSTNEFAAFHRINPATAGKGVNRLVDDGILYKKRGIGMFVTADARERLMARRRQSFRDEFVAPLLREAENLGIGPDQLTDMILTEGIRA, encoded by the coding sequence ATGATCGAAGAAGGCAAGCCGATCTTCGTCCAGATCGCCGAGCAGGTCGAGAACGACATCCTCGCCGGCGTCTACCCGCCCGAGACCCAGGTGCCGTCGACGAACGAGTTCGCCGCGTTCCATCGCATCAACCCGGCCACCGCCGGCAAGGGCGTGAACCGCCTCGTCGACGACGGCATTCTCTACAAGAAGCGCGGCATCGGCATGTTCGTCACGGCCGACGCCCGCGAGCGCCTCATGGCGCGCCGCCGCCAGTCGTTCCGCGACGAATTCGTCGCGCCGCTCCTTCGCGAGGCCGAAAATCTCGGTATCGGCCCCGACCAACTCACCGACATGATCCTCACGGAAGGCATCAGAGCATGA
- a CDS encoding ABC transporter ATP-binding protein has product MTALSQTTPAVTVEGLTRRFGSFTAVDDVSFTVDSDRIYGLLGRNGAGKTTIMQLLTGQDFASSGSVSVFGARPVENAAVLRSICFIKESQRYPEDFTAAHVFRSAPWFFENWDADFAERLISDFRVPLGRRMKKLSRGQLSAVGVIVGLASRAPLTFFDEPYLGLDAVARQIFYDRLLDDFTMNPRTVILSTHLIDEVSNILEHVIVIDEGRVVIDDDADSLRGAATVVAGARAAVDRFAAGHPVLHREGLGGLASITVESLTPAERIDAVAQGLELSGVSLQQLIVQKTGVDADPSQNRALETSA; this is encoded by the coding sequence ATGACCGCACTGAGTCAGACCACCCCGGCTGTCACAGTCGAGGGCCTCACCCGCCGCTTCGGCTCGTTCACCGCAGTCGACGACGTCAGCTTCACCGTCGACTCCGACCGCATCTACGGCCTCCTCGGCCGCAACGGGGCCGGTAAGACCACCATCATGCAGCTGCTGACGGGGCAGGACTTCGCCTCCAGCGGCTCGGTCTCGGTATTCGGCGCGAGGCCGGTCGAGAACGCCGCGGTGCTGCGCAGCATCTGCTTCATCAAAGAGAGCCAGCGCTACCCCGAAGACTTCACCGCCGCGCACGTCTTCCGCAGCGCGCCGTGGTTCTTCGAGAACTGGGATGCCGACTTCGCCGAACGGCTGATCTCCGACTTCCGCGTGCCGCTCGGCCGGCGCATGAAGAAGCTGTCGCGTGGCCAGCTCTCGGCGGTGGGCGTGATCGTCGGCCTGGCCTCCCGGGCCCCGCTGACGTTCTTCGACGAGCCCTACCTCGGGCTCGACGCCGTGGCCCGGCAGATCTTCTACGACCGCCTGCTCGACGACTTCACGATGAACCCGCGCACGGTGATCCTGTCGACGCACCTGATCGACGAGGTGTCGAACATCCTCGAGCACGTCATCGTGATCGACGAGGGGCGGGTCGTGATCGACGACGACGCCGACTCGCTGCGCGGTGCCGCGACCGTGGTGGCGGGTGCCCGAGCCGCCGTCGACCGGTTCGCCGCGGGTCACCCCGTGCTGCATCGCGAGGGGCTGGGGGGCCTGGCCTCCATCACGGTCGAGTCGCTGACCCCGGCCGAGCGCATCGACGCCGTCGCGCAGGGGCTCGAGCTGTCGGGCGTCTCGCTGCAGCAGCTGATCGTGCAGAAGACGGGGGTCGATGCCGACCCCTCGCAGAACCGAGCCTTGGAGACGAGCGCATGA